The Pyxidicoccus sp. MSG2 DNA segment CAGGAGCGCGTTGTCCCGACTGGCGTCGCCACCGTACAGCGCGGGCCGGGGCATGGGGTTGCGCTCGAGCAGGGCCGTGGAGATGCCCGCCGTTTCGAAGGCACTCGCAATGAGGACGATGGCGGGCGGGTCGCCCTGGGCAAACGCCGCGGCGACCTCGCCTCCGAAGTCGGTCGTCTTCGCCTCGGGGAAGGATACCTGGGCCAACACCCGTCCTCCTGCCTGCTCGAAGGCGGCTCGCAGTGTCCGCGCCAGGCCCACACCATAGGGAGTGTTGGTGTGAAGGATGCTCACGGTGTCGATGCCATCCCGGTGAATCCGGTCCGCCAGCACCCGACCCTGGAATTCGTCCGAGGGGAGCATGCGCCAGACGAAGTCATCGTCGTTCAGCTCGGAGATGGCCGCGGCGGTGGCGAATGAGGAGATGATGGGAAGGCGCCGTGAGACCGCCAGGTCCGCCATCCCGAGCACATCCGAGCTGGTGGGCGGCCCCGCGACGGCGACCACTCCGAGGTCCGCCAACTCGTTGGCTGACGCTCGCGTGATGGCGGTGGGGTCAGGGTCTCCCCGCTCGGTGGCGGCCAGCAGCAGGTCCAGTTCCTGGCCATTCACGCCCCCGGCGGCGTTGATTTCCTGGAGGGCCAGGCGCGCTTCCTTCTCCGCGAAGAACCCATCGAAACCGCCCGGCCCGCCGAATGCCTGGAGCAGACCGAGGTGGACCCTGTTCGGGTCGGGAATCGGGGGCTCGGGAGACAACGAGGTGTCGCAGCCGAGCGCCAGGAGCAACGCGAACACTCCGAGCCGCATGAAGACTCCCCCTTTCGCGCGCCGTTACAGCTCGTAGCTGTAGCGGAGCATGAGTTCACGTCCCCGCTTCGGCACGTCAATCCCCCCGAAGCCAGGCTCCGGGTCGTCGAGGTCGAGCAGGTTTCCCAGGCGAAGCTGCAGCGTGTGCCGCTCCCACGACTGGAGGTACGCGGCATCGAGCACGAGGTAGGCGGGCAGCTCGTAGGGGTGGAGCCGGTTCGCCTGGACGTTGGCGCTGGTGGCCAGGCGCGCGGAGGCATGGCGGAGCGCCGCGCTGAAGGTCCCCAGGACAGGCTCCCGGTATTGCCAGCGAAGCTGCGCCGTCACTCGCGGGTAGCGCTGCGTGGGCGTGGAGACCTCTCCCAGGAAGATGTCGGAGGTCTTCGTGTGGGTGTGCTGGTAGGCGTAGCTGCCGCTGAGGGTGTGCCGTCCGAGGAGCCACCGTCCCTCGGCCTCCAACCCGATTCCATCCTGGCGCCCGGTGTTCCTGGGCTGGAAGTTGGACCCGAAGGGAGTCACTTCCACCTTGTCACGCACGCGACCCAGGAAGCCGGCGAGGGAGAGGGCCAGCGTCGGCGAGGGCTGCCAGTGGACCTCGCCCTCCAGCATCCGGGACGTCTCGGGGCGGAGCTCAGGGTTGCCCACGGCGTCGCCCGGAAACAGGGGCTGGGCGTAGAGCTCCAGCGCCGCCGGTGCCTTGAAGGCGGTTCCATAGAGCAGCTTGGCGGAGACGCGTTCGCTCGGCGTCCAGACGCCGCCGAGGCGGAAGTTGGTGGTGTCCCCGTAGAGGTTGTGCCGGTCATGGCGCGCGTTCGCCGTCAGGCTCAGCACATCCATCGGGTGGGACACGTACTGCACGTAGACGCCGACGTTGGTGAAGAGCTTGTGCCCCGCCTCGGGGCTGAGGCGCGTTTGCTGGCCGGTGTCGCGGTCGACGCGGAAGACCTCCAGCAGGTCCTCATCGTCACGCGTGTAGTCCGCGCCCAGGACGAGGGAGTCCTCCCGGAACAGGCGGGCATGCCCTTCGAGCACCGCGTCCCACGCGTCGTAGCCGAAGCGCCGCCTGGGGTAGGACTCTTCCGAGCCGATGCTGAGCCGCTCCTTCCTGCTGGGGCCTCCCGTGGCCAGCGCGAGGCTGCCGACGAGCGCCAGTCGCTCGGTCATCTGCCAGCGCGTCCTGGCGCGGGCGTCGAACATGTGCAGTGCGACCCGGTTCTCATGGGTGAGCGCCCCGAAGTCCAGGAACTCAGCCACCGTGTCGAGCTGGCCATAGCGCGCCAGCACCTCCGAGGAGACCGCTCCGACATCGAGGTGAAAGGTGGCCAGGGTGCTCAGGGGCCGGGTGATGGCGTCACGTGACTCCAGGTTGCGGGTCCTTTCGAACACTGGGAAGTCGGGTGACGAGGAAGGAAGCCGCCGCCCGTCATAGTCGCTGCGCTGCGCCGAGGCGCCCAGCGTGATGCCCCAGGCCTGACTGCCCGCGAGGACCTCCGCGGACACGCCACCCCCCAGGTCATCATTCAGCTGTGCGTGCGCGCCGGCCGACACCCCGTCGCGCCGCTGCCGGGTGATGATGTTCACCACGCCAAAGAAGGCGTTGGCGCCATACACGGCGGACGCCGGGCCGCGTACGACTTCGATGCGCTCCACCAGGTCGATGGGGAGCAACTCGGGCCCCAGGAGGTTCGTGGTGTCCGAGCGGAAGGAGACGGGCTGCCCATCCACCATCACCTTGAGGTTCTTGCTGTAGCCGCGTTGTCCACCGGTGATGCCGCGGACGCCGCAGTCCGCGGCCAGGTAGTCGTGCGTGCAGTAGAGTCCGGGAACGAGCTGGAGCGCCTCGCCCACGGAGGTGAAGCCCCACTGGCGGATGTCCTCGCGCGTTACCACCGAGATGATGGCGGGGGCCTCGCGCACCCGGCGTGGCTCCTTGGTGGGAGTCACCACCGGCGTGGCCATGAGCTCTTCGAGGCTCCGCTCCGACAGCGGCTTTTCCTCCTGGGCGACGGCCGGTGCGGCCTTCGAGAGGAGGGCCACCACCGCGAGCCTCGGCAGCATGGAGCGGGGTACGCGCACGGCACGAAGCATGTACCGTTCTGCGTCTACGGCAATCCAGGTGTTCCGGCGCGATGCACCATTTGACGTCGGGCCACGCCACTGTTGAGCAATGTGAAGCAGTTCCTCTGCCGTACAGCTGCGTTCGCGGCGCAGAGGGTGAAGAGGATGGTGGGCCTGGGCGCGGTGAGCGCCGTGGCACTGGCAGGCCAGGTGGGAGTTTCCCAGCCGACGTTGAACAGGGCCCCATTCCGCCTGGAATCATGACCTGGTTGGGCTGTGGCCCAGCCGGTGGCGCTGAAACCGAGGTGTCGGGGGGCCTGTGCCCTTCTGTGCGGCCACTCCCGTTGGGGCCTTTGAGCACCGCCAGTACCCTCCGGCGCCCGCCGCAGCCAGGACAGGTGAAGACGTCGAAGTCGAAAAATCTCCAGCCGGTCAAAGGATTGGCTCCCGACTTGGGGGAGTGAGCGGGAACGGAGCCCGGGGGAACGGAGCGAGTGTTCAGTCGACGGAGAGCGCAATCGCACTCGTACCAGGGACTCGGGGTGGTTCGCGTCTTCGTGACGGTGACCGTCTACCTGGTGCTGCCTCCGAAGCCGCCCCATTCCCCGTCCCCATACCTTGAACGTGAACCTCCACGGGAACCCAGTACGTAAGCGATTGCGTTGTCCCTCCACGCGACACACGGACACGGTTTCCTCCACCCGAGCTTGTGACGGACGCTGTCAGAATTCTTGCACCGGAAACGATTAGAGCTACAGGAGGCAGCCATGAATAGAATGAACAAGTGGACGACTCTCTCGATGTACGGAGCAATGGCGGTGATGCTCGCGGTGGCCACCGCAGCCCAGGCCGGCCCCGTGGATGACCTGACCAGCCGGAAGAGCGACTGGGACAGCACGCGCCGGAAGATGGAGGATGTCACCAACCGGGTCGAGGCGTACATCCAGCGCTCCAGGAAGCTCCGCGAGATGGACAAGAACGAGCTCGCCGAGCTCATCACACAAATCTGCCGGCTCGACGTCGAGCCCAACGAGGATGAGGCCAACCGGCTGGCACAGTCGCTTCGCGACAAGGTTCAAGAAAACGTCAAGCGTGAATACGACAGCGTCAACTCGGAGGCCGACAAGCTCGAGGACGACGCCGAGCGGCTGTTGAATGACGCCAAGGCGCTGCTTAACAACGTCAAGTCCCTGACCTCGACCGACGAGGTCAAGGACGAGTCGAACAAGCTCGTCAGCGAGCTCTCCAACGCCATCGACCGTTACACCGAGCGCGCCTGGCAGCGCCTGAACGACGACTACAAGACGCTCGACAACGTGAAGAACGGCGTCATGAACGGCTCGAACAACCCGAAGGTTCGCGCGGCGATGGAGTACGGGAAAGAGAAGCACCTGTACAATCAGCGCATCTGCGAAGAGAAGGAGCTCTCGCTCTCTTCCGGCCGGCCGGACTGCGTCTCGTTTCAGAAGGACGCTTGCGTAGTCTGGGAGTTCAAGCCAGACACCTACAGCGAGTCCGACGCGAAGTCGCAGGCCGAGCGATACCTGTCCGATGTGACCTACAAGTTCAAGGACGACCGTCGGGCCGTCGAGAACTGCAAGAAGAACTCAGATGGCCAGCCCATCTTCGAGGCCAGGGGAGTGACCTACCCCGCCTGTCGTTTGTCGTCGCTATGACGAAGCTGAGGCGTCCAAGCGCACGCTCCGAAGACCCATCACTGATAGTCGTCCTCGCGCTGATGCCTCACCGCGAGAACCAGGATGTGATCGTCGGCGATCTCGAAGGCTCCCTCAAGCAGGGTCTGTCCCGGCTTCGGGCGGGCCTCGCGTCCCAGGCCGCCGAAGTGCGCTCGCGGCGCACGCTTCTGGCGTGGGCTGAGCGCGAAGGACGTCCTGCCGGGTGGCGCGGCTTTCTCAGCCGTCCGCGTACCGCGTACCGCGTCGCGCGGGGCCGTGAGGAGCGCGTCCCACGGGAGCCCCCCACACGGTGAGTCTCCCGCCAACGGAGCCGCACCTCCGCGCGTGACGTATCGCTGACGGCCCTCCCGGTCATGGAGTGGCCCCCAACAACGGCGGCATGTCCGGATCCGCCTTCTGCATCGCGCGCTGATACGCGGGGCGCGCGCCAATCCGCTGCAGATAGGCCAGGATGTTCGGCCACGGCGAGAATCGCACGCGTCACGAAAGCCCCATACCTCGCGCTGCTCTTCGACGTGGAGCTGGACACGCTGCGCGACCTTTACGAGGCAATGGCCGAGTCGCTTCCCTCCGCCGCGCAGCCGCGCTCGCTCTCGGTCCAACCCTGCGACGCCAGGCTCGTCGACGCGCTCCATCTCAAGGCGATTACGGCGTCATCACCGCTTCAGTATCGAAAGGGACTGCAACTGCTCGAGGCCCGCCGCCTGTTGCGCGCCGGAACGCTCACGGTTTCCGCGGCGGCATTCGACGTCGGCTACGAGAGCGCCGCACAGTTCAGCCGGGATTACACGCGCAAGTTCGGCGCATCGCCGAAACACGACCTCCCAGCAGGTTGAGCGCTGTTCCGGACCGTTCAGCAGGTCGTGCTCGAGATTCACGGCCCCTCTCCGGTCGTTTTTGTATAGCCGACAGGCCCTTGGTGGGAGGGCGTCCTGGCACAGCTCGGACGCTCATCGATGTGCTTTCGGCCCGTTCATCGTGCGCGATTCCGGACATGAGTGAACC contains these protein-coding regions:
- a CDS encoding AraC family transcriptional regulator, which encodes MELDTLRDLYEAMAESLPSAAQPRSLSVQPCDARLVDALHLKAITASSPLQYRKGLQLLEARRLLRAGTLTVSAAAFDVGYESAAQFSRDYTRKFGASPKHDLPAG
- a CDS encoding ABC transporter substrate-binding protein, with the translated sequence MRLGVFALLLALGCDTSLSPEPPIPDPNRVHLGLLQAFGGPGGFDGFFAEKEARLALQEINAAGGVNGQELDLLLAATERGDPDPTAITRASANELADLGVVAVAGPPTSSDVLGMADLAVSRRLPIISSFATAAAISELNDDDFVWRMLPSDEFQGRVLADRIHRDGIDTVSILHTNTPYGVGLARTLRAAFEQAGGRVLAQVSFPEAKTTDFGGEVAAAFAQGDPPAIVLIASAFETAGISTALLERNPMPRPALYGGDASRDNALLGNAPPEIITGMRGTLPTAPRDNPSTLAHDMAYRSVLGEEPQRSLLPVYDTVYLIALALLQGGENTHEAVRAHLREVSRPDSSAPVSVGVGTEEFLKAARNVGGDLDFEGASGGIDFDAHGDVTRITYEIWEVVSGPEGLAFVRIEEVTLR
- a CDS encoding TonB-dependent receptor plug domain-containing protein produces the protein MLRAVRVPRSMLPRLAVVALLSKAAPAVAQEEKPLSERSLEELMATPVVTPTKEPRRVREAPAIISVVTREDIRQWGFTSVGEALQLVPGLYCTHDYLAADCGVRGITGGQRGYSKNLKVMVDGQPVSFRSDTTNLLGPELLPIDLVERIEVVRGPASAVYGANAFFGVVNIITRQRRDGVSAGAHAQLNDDLGGGVSAEVLAGSQAWGITLGASAQRSDYDGRRLPSSSPDFPVFERTRNLESRDAITRPLSTLATFHLDVGAVSSEVLARYGQLDTVAEFLDFGALTHENRVALHMFDARARTRWQMTERLALVGSLALATGGPSRKERLSIGSEESYPRRRFGYDAWDAVLEGHARLFREDSLVLGADYTRDDEDLLEVFRVDRDTGQQTRLSPEAGHKLFTNVGVYVQYVSHPMDVLSLTANARHDRHNLYGDTTNFRLGGVWTPSERVSAKLLYGTAFKAPAALELYAQPLFPGDAVGNPELRPETSRMLEGEVHWQPSPTLALSLAGFLGRVRDKVEVTPFGSNFQPRNTGRQDGIGLEAEGRWLLGRHTLSGSYAYQHTHTKTSDIFLGEVSTPTQRYPRVTAQLRWQYREPVLGTFSAALRHASARLATSANVQANRLHPYELPAYLVLDAAYLQSWERHTLQLRLGNLLDLDDPEPGFGGIDVPKRGRELMLRYSYEL